From the genome of Microbacterium lacus, one region includes:
- a CDS encoding phage holin family protein: MTTPRGYRDRNDDSLFTLIGEIPELIRNLVIAEVDAGKAWVRRTSKDAGIGAAWLAVAIFLLFWALGVMVAFAIIGLGSWMPYWLSALIVLVSLLLGTALFVLLGIRRFRKVARSQNPVQSIVQDVQEVRDEL, encoded by the coding sequence ATGACGACTCCGCGGGGTTACCGCGACCGGAACGACGACAGCCTGTTCACCCTGATCGGCGAGATCCCGGAGCTCATCCGCAATCTCGTGATCGCCGAGGTCGACGCCGGCAAGGCGTGGGTGCGCCGGACGTCGAAAGACGCGGGCATCGGCGCGGCCTGGCTCGCCGTCGCGATCTTCCTCCTGTTCTGGGCGCTCGGCGTCATGGTCGCCTTCGCGATCATCGGCCTCGGCAGCTGGATGCCGTACTGGCTGTCCGCCCTCATCGTGCTCGTGTCGCTGCTGCTCGGGACGGCGCTGTTCGTGCTGCTCGGCATCCGGCGCTTCCGCAAGGTCGCGCGCTCGCAGAACCCGGTGCAATCCATCGTCCAGGACGTCCAGGAGGTGCGCGATGAGCTCTGA